In Gemmatimonadales bacterium, the following proteins share a genomic window:
- a CDS encoding protein kinase encodes MNNSTLDLFAALQAALGPQYRLERELGRGGMGAVFLATDATLDRRVAIKVVHPELTAHPSIARRFLAEARTIARLRHPNVVAVHTAGSTDGLLYYVMDEVAGESLRQRLTREPRLDPALVGRIVADVAAALDAASRAGIVHRDVKPENVLLEEASGRAMLADFGIARAMLGDGSGPTTGQGVAVGTPAYMSPEQAAGEEVDGRSDLYALGVVAYEMLAGHPPFQGPNRVVVSKHIAERPVPIERVRPDAPRRLAASVMKALEKHPAERWQSGEELRQALSGERPVESPARRRRRPLLTAVGVGLAALAAGIGLIHRSPGPPAGVNPRHSILVLPFDNLRDDRSVDWLRDASPSMLGLNLSQWNDLSVVDHERLHDLLSRHRLRRGADIGLDMARRLAREAGVWTVVLGDFSQAGDSLHLAARVYDVASGARVDIARVDDRTGADVRPLFDELAAKLLDLSGAPNEVRIGLARSTTASLEAYRAYLTGVEQLNRWDLAGAEREFQRASTIDTTFGLAYYKLALTRGWLVGIKDSTADRAIVRATTYSSNLPIHERTIINAYGAFLAGEFPQARGLYQQLIRRDSTDADAWYGLGEAWFHDTAGVDEAPYWTQAMRGFKHALTLDPDYALAYEHVQAMLGLAAGARPSVALVAPDSFAPARGREGQSLIDSTTLAAALRRARTEVQASARTWVTIQPTTLRAHGAMVDAYLAARNYPAAFAEVDRFKQTSPEHPESPFVEARIRFASGEVDRAAAELKTTLDSVAPQDFRRYEGVPTVVQDIAAAANVFAYQGDLASAAKAIDLADQVRREVIQHPGSPTDGPFNSSWRRMALGDLYYATGGPAASLRQVWQSAAEAGRVAPTDQRRHFAHTGASAAIGLFTGLAADTTALTEYRAMTDEPLGREVRALLALSRGDSTGARRTLAEPDTADKSEHMYMDFRRPLAAQAYYLLGDYQATLRALKDFEPDAFWTHGFDARWGMLGRVRLLRAAAYEQLGRRAEARLEYHQVLTQWRSADEALRPFVRQAEQGLARLGAAG; translated from the coding sequence ATGAACAACTCGACTCTCGATCTCTTCGCCGCGCTTCAGGCCGCCCTGGGGCCGCAATACCGACTCGAGCGCGAGCTGGGCCGCGGTGGCATGGGAGCCGTCTTCCTCGCCACCGATGCCACGTTGGACCGCCGGGTCGCCATCAAGGTGGTCCACCCCGAGCTCACCGCTCACCCTTCGATCGCCCGCCGCTTTCTGGCCGAAGCGCGAACCATCGCCCGGCTGCGGCATCCCAACGTCGTCGCGGTGCACACCGCGGGCAGCACCGACGGTCTGCTCTACTATGTGATGGACGAGGTGGCGGGCGAGAGCCTGCGCCAGCGGCTCACCCGTGAGCCCCGCCTGGATCCGGCACTGGTGGGCCGGATCGTGGCCGACGTGGCAGCCGCCCTGGACGCCGCCTCGCGGGCCGGCATCGTGCACCGGGACGTCAAGCCGGAGAACGTGCTGCTGGAGGAGGCGAGCGGGCGCGCCATGCTCGCCGACTTCGGCATCGCCCGGGCAATGCTGGGCGACGGGTCGGGACCGACCACGGGTCAGGGGGTGGCGGTGGGAACCCCGGCCTACATGAGCCCGGAGCAGGCCGCAGGTGAGGAGGTCGACGGCCGCAGCGATCTCTACGCGCTGGGCGTCGTTGCCTACGAGATGCTGGCGGGGCACCCGCCGTTCCAGGGACCCAACCGGGTGGTTGTCTCCAAGCATATCGCCGAACGCCCCGTACCGATCGAGCGGGTGCGCCCCGACGCTCCCCGCCGCCTGGCGGCGAGCGTCATGAAAGCGCTGGAAAAGCATCCGGCCGAACGGTGGCAGAGCGGGGAGGAGCTCCGCCAGGCGCTGAGCGGGGAGCGCCCCGTCGAGTCCCCGGCCAGGCGTCGCCGTCGGCCGCTTCTCACGGCAGTCGGCGTCGGCCTGGCGGCGCTCGCGGCCGGCATTGGCCTGATTCACCGGTCGCCCGGGCCGCCGGCGGGCGTGAACCCCCGCCATTCGATCCTGGTGCTCCCCTTCGACAACCTGCGGGACGATCGCTCGGTCGACTGGCTGCGCGACGCCAGCCCCAGCATGCTGGGGCTCAACCTCTCGCAGTGGAACGACCTGTCGGTGGTCGATCACGAGCGGCTGCACGATCTGCTGAGCCGGCACCGGCTGCGGCGGGGCGCGGATATCGGCCTGGACATGGCACGCCGGCTGGCCCGGGAGGCCGGGGTCTGGACCGTGGTCCTGGGCGACTTCTCCCAGGCGGGCGACTCCCTCCATCTGGCCGCGCGAGTCTACGACGTGGCCAGCGGCGCACGGGTGGACATCGCCCGGGTGGACGACCGGACCGGCGCCGACGTGCGGCCGCTGTTCGACGAGCTCGCGGCCAAGCTGCTCGACCTGTCGGGCGCGCCGAACGAGGTCCGCATCGGCCTGGCCCGGTCCACCACCGCCTCGCTTGAGGCATACCGGGCGTACCTCACCGGCGTGGAGCAGCTCAATCGTTGGGATCTGGCCGGCGCGGAACGAGAGTTTCAGCGCGCCAGCACCATCGACACGACTTTTGGTCTGGCGTACTACAAGCTCGCGCTCACCCGGGGCTGGCTGGTCGGCATCAAGGATTCGACGGCCGATCGCGCCATCGTGCGTGCCACCACGTACTCATCCAATCTGCCCATTCATGAGCGCACCATCATCAATGCGTATGGAGCGTTTCTGGCGGGGGAATTTCCCCAGGCCCGGGGCCTGTACCAGCAGCTCATTCGCCGCGACTCGACCGACGCGGATGCCTGGTACGGACTGGGCGAGGCATGGTTCCACGATACCGCCGGAGTCGATGAGGCGCCCTACTGGACGCAGGCGATGCGGGGCTTCAAGCATGCGTTGACCCTGGACCCGGATTACGCCCTGGCCTACGAGCACGTGCAGGCCATGTTGGGCCTGGCCGCCGGCGCCCGGCCGTCCGTGGCACTGGTCGCCCCCGACTCGTTCGCTCCGGCACGGGGTCGCGAGGGCCAATCGCTGATCGACAGCACCACGCTGGCCGCCGCGCTGCGCCGGGCCAGGACCGAGGTGCAGGCCAGCGCCCGGACCTGGGTCACCATCCAGCCCACCACCTTGCGGGCGCACGGCGCCATGGTCGACGCCTACCTGGCCGCTCGCAACTATCCCGCGGCGTTCGCCGAGGTCGACCGCTTCAAGCAGACCTCACCAGAGCATCCGGAGTCGCCCTTCGTCGAGGCGCGGATCCGTTTCGCCTCCGGCGAGGTGGACCGGGCGGCCGCCGAGCTCAAGACCACGCTCGATTCGGTCGCGCCGCAGGATTTTCGCCGCTACGAGGGGGTACCGACCGTGGTGCAGGACATCGCCGCGGCGGCCAATGTCTTCGCCTATCAGGGCGACCTGGCGAGCGCGGCCAAGGCGATCGACCTCGCCGATCAGGTGCGGCGCGAGGTCATCCAGCACCCGGGGAGTCCCACCGACGGCCCGTTCAACTCCTCCTGGCGGCGGATGGCGCTGGGCGACCTCTATTACGCCACGGGCGGCCCCGCGGCATCTCTCCGCCAGGTCTGGCAGAGCGCGGCGGAGGCGGGGCGGGTGGCACCGACGGACCAGCGCCGGCACTTCGCCCACACCGGCGCCTCCGCGGCCATCGGCCTCTTCACCGGCCTGGCGGCGGACACCACCGCGCTCACCGAATACCGAGCGATGACCGATGAGCCCCTGGGCCGCGAGGTCCGGGCACTCCTGGCGCTGAGCCGCGGCGACTCGACCGGAGCGCGCCGCACCCTGGCCGAGCCGGACACGGCCGACAAGTCGGAACACATGTACATGGACTTTCGCCGGCCCCTCGCCGCCCAAGCCTATTACCTGCTCGGCGACTATCAAGCGACCTTGAGGGCCCTCAAGGATTTCGAGCCCGATGCGTTCTGGACCCACGGATTCGACGCCCGTTGGGGCATGCTGGGCCGGGTCCGCCTGCTCCGCGCCGCCGCCTACGAACAGCTCGGCCGCCGAGCCGAGGCAAGGCTGGAGTACCATCAGGTGTTGACCCAGTGGCGGTCGGCCGACGAGGCGCTCCGCCCGTTCGTGCGCCAAGCAGAGCAGGGCCTGGCGCGGCTGGGGGCGGCCGGCTGA
- a CDS encoding helix-turn-helix transcriptional regulator yields MSYGADQSAATVAAVLLPGERLRVDAAGSGCFAVLHRDSIPDAMRAVRERPVDAVLVSVHRCGPDQMEVLGHLVRKFPGIPTVALLSQHDAGSSEMLLRLGASGVRQVVDVTSPSGWSRLRQVVGQPATRAVARIQGPILDSVAQAPPDARLFLEAMIRLAPEVPTVTRLADQLSVRPSTLMSRFARSGLPSPKNYLAAIRLLHAAHLFEMAGLSVADVAYRLEYSSPQSFGRHLRAMLGVTALEFRSRFPFPAALERFIRLMMEPYAAIWRGFHPLTAGSWEDGRAAGLRG; encoded by the coding sequence GTGTCATACGGAGCCGACCAATCAGCCGCCACGGTGGCGGCCGTCCTGCTACCGGGGGAGCGTCTCCGGGTCGATGCGGCGGGCAGCGGCTGCTTCGCGGTCCTTCACCGGGACTCGATTCCCGATGCCATGCGGGCGGTTCGGGAGCGGCCGGTGGATGCGGTGCTGGTCTCGGTCCACCGCTGCGGTCCGGATCAGATGGAGGTGCTGGGGCATCTGGTGCGCAAGTTCCCCGGCATCCCTACGGTCGCGCTCCTCTCCCAACACGACGCCGGCTCCAGCGAAATGCTTCTCCGCCTGGGCGCGTCCGGGGTCCGCCAGGTGGTGGACGTCACGTCGCCTTCCGGGTGGAGCCGGCTCCGGCAGGTGGTGGGGCAACCGGCCACCCGGGCCGTGGCTCGGATCCAGGGGCCGATTCTCGACAGCGTCGCCCAGGCGCCGCCGGATGCCCGGCTGTTTCTCGAGGCGATGATCCGCCTGGCCCCGGAGGTTCCCACCGTCACCCGGCTGGCAGACCAGCTCAGCGTACGACCGAGCACGCTGATGTCGCGTTTTGCCCGGTCGGGGCTGCCGTCGCCCAAGAACTATCTGGCCGCCATCCGGCTGCTGCACGCGGCCCATCTGTTCGAGATGGCGGGACTCTCGGTGGCCGACGTTGCCTATCGGCTGGAGTACTCGTCGCCCCAGAGCTTCGGCCGGCATCTCCGCGCCATGCTGGGCGTGACCGCGCTGGAATTCCGCAGCCGGTTTCCCTTTCCGGCGGCGCTGGAGCGGTTCATCCGCCTCATGATGGAGCCTTACGCTGCGATCTGGCGTGGGTTCCATCCGCTGACGGCGGGCAGTTGGGAGGACGGGCGGGCGGCGGGGCTGCGGGGGTGA